From Salinicoccus roseus, one genomic window encodes:
- a CDS encoding sporulation protein Cse60, protein MKVKTLSAMTEKGLEKKVNAFLDENHQLEILDIKFSNGSSYAALVIYRE, encoded by the coding sequence ATGAAAGTCAAGACACTGAGCGCGATGACGGAGAAGGGTCTCGAAAAGAAAGTGAATGCATTCCTCGATGAAAATCATCAGCTGGAGATCCTCGACATCAAGTTCTCCAATGGCAGTTCATACGCTGCCCTGGTAATCTACAGGGAGTAA